CCTGCCGGCACTGCAGCCTCATCTAAAGTAAGTCAAATATCACCCAGCCATCAGATGACTTGAGTCTTATCTAAATAGCACCAGTATAAATTGTAATGGCGTGTTGTTTTTCTGCTTCTTGTTCCAGGACTTTGAGCCCTAATGTTTTTCCAGGACATGGGGAAGCGCAGCCTCAGGTTTGTTTGGCTGACCCTCTAGAAGAATTCACATGTTGGTATCCCCCTGTCTGGAGACCTGGGCCCATAGAGGAGGAGTTCACAAAGATTGAAGTCAAACTCTATGAAAAGGCCTACCTGAAAGTCTATGAGCTGTTCCACAAAACCTTATCCGAGGCAGATGTAGAGATTGTGAACATCTACCAAATCCAGAACACTTTTCAGTGGGATAAATATAGAAGGTAATGTTCGATATAAAACTGAGTCAATTACAACTCCCCTGCCCAATAGTTGCGCAGCTGGCTCCAGAACTAGAGCAGGGCTCTACTTTTAAGCAACTTGTACATGCCCTGTTACTGAATAGACTTATCCCAGGCACAATCAGGGGGCAGATGTGTGGGCGTGTTCGGAATTTGGTGGTACAAATGTATGTGCAATTATGTGCAACTACTTTAAAATGATCAGTATATTAAAAACTGTACTTTTTTATGACGTTCAAAAATTGACTTTTTAAGTTGTGTCAAATTGATGTGGAATATTTAGGTACTGCACTGTGCTAGGGggaatgaataaataattattatggCCCACtctgtacaagaaaaaaaaagttttgtaaaccttttgaCAGCAAATGCACctactgcaataaataaataaataaataaatgaataaatacatttacaaacagGCTTTCATTTTTACCCacttttctaaaatataaatttgGCCACCCCATGATTCTGCTGAGTTTCAAAATGTGATGCAGATTTTTAAACTCACCCTAATTCttttaaatcaaatgtttttttcttcttcattttttCAGACAAAAAGAATACATGCTTGCCAAATGTGGTGAAAATAAGGAACGTACCATTGAGCGTCATTTATTCCATGGAACTACAACAGATGCCGTGGATAGAATCTGTAAGAACAACTTTGACCCCCGTGTTTCAGGAAAGAATGGGAGTGTGTACGGCAGAGGAAGCTACTTCGCACAGAATGCCAGCTACTCGAATGACTTTGCTAAACCAACTGAGGATGGATTTCAATATATGTTTTTGGCCAAAGTTTTGGTTGGAAACAAGGATACTGGAAAGTCTGGATACTACCGACCACCACCTCTTTTACCAGATAATCCAACCAGTGATTTATACGACTCCTGTGTAAATAACCGCACGGACCCAACAATATTCGTTATTTTTGACAGCTGCCAGTGTTACCCTTACTACCTCATCAAATACAGGTTTATGTCTGATGTTGTCAATATATCTGAATGGAATATGTAACTAGGCCCCATTCACATGGGAGCGATTGGAGCAAATATCCGCTCAAGGGAGCAGATCGGATTGATGACCCGTGAATTGATGACCCGTGAAACAGTCTCGGCTCGCTTAAAACGATCAGAAAAATAGGTGGTCTTGGCTAGTTTGGGCAATCGACCCTGGTGCGGATCGATTCTTTTTGCTCTGTGTGAATGCTAACCTGTCTGGGGGTTGATGGTTTATAATCACACCAGCCCAGGGCTCACACGCCATGTACgatcatatttatttaaacacttcaGTCTTCATACACTGTGAAGTTTCTGCACGTTCTGCACGTTCTGGAAATTAGATATATTCTACGGAGTCATTTGGTAATAATTTTCATGACAGTAGCCCCCCCAACTTCATTGTTATTTGCCATTATCTAAACATACCGAAAAATACAGTGCAGCATAAAAATTAGTTGGGGATTCGATGTGAGCTTAGCTCGTTTGAAATTCATGTGAGAATGCTAAACGATCTCGGTCCAGCAGAGGGCAAACGAGCCACCAAACGAACTCGGCTCGTTTTCCCGGACTGTCCTGTTTGAATGCTCCGCGATCTGAGCTCAGATCGTTTTCTCAAACGATCTCATCTCGGGTTGTTTGCAATCGCTCCCGTGTGAATGTTGTGTGGTCAACGTCCATAATACCTAGATGACACAAAATTAGCATAAAGCAgaatttcaaattatatataaatacatttctatcTGCAGCAGTTTCTCCAATTCCAAACCACTTGATATTGTTACCGTAAAGAGGCATACATCCTTTCTGAGTATAAGACATCTTAATATTGTGACCTAATTTTGACAGCACTGTGTTTAAATTTTCAGTCACTTAAAGTTCGGTTTGTCACCACAGGGTGTCGGTACACGCCCTTGAAACACAAGAGATTGTATTTTGTCGCTGGTTAAACTGTTGAATAATTTTGGTCCATGCTTGATGCCGTAGTAATGTCTGTTTCAGGTCACAGGGTCTGTggtactgtgtttgtttttatttcattgtaaGACTTttacagacatgttaaatataatgtcATACATATTACTCTTTATCATGTACTGTGTATAGAAAGGACAAACAAGCTCTCGGTATGTAAACATTTGGAACAGTACACTGCAATGTATTTAGTTAAGCAACATTACCACGCATAGGTTTTGTTGTAACTTGCGTTGTTTTGGTTTTGGTGACCGGAAGACAGGTGTAAGATGAATATTATGAGTGATTCGCACTTGACCCCAGTGCCTGTTGAGCAGGCGGTTTTGCAGACGTTCTTCTCTCAGCTCGGGATCTTTTCGTATGACAGAGCCAAGGATTatgtggagaaggagaaggaaAGCAGTAAGACCGCCGGGGCTAGCTGGGCATCGGTACTGGCAGCACTGGCTCACCTGGCAGCCGCAGAGAAAGCCTATCACAACATGACATTTCTGGGACAAAAACTAGGTAGGCCATGCCTGACAACACGTCACAGACGGAGGATTGAAGTTAAGATGCGGTACACTGTACAACCGTGCTCTGTTCGGTTTACTTTTTCAACATGTCTTTAAAGTTGTTGTACTACAGCAAATCATGTTTTAATTGACTGTTAACCGTGGCATTAAAACAGCACAGGCAGCGGTTTGCTACCAGGAAACAAGTAACTGGcgtcgtttttatttatttatttatttatttatttatttatttatttatttatttaatatattgaaatataaaatacacgCAAGCAACCGCCAATAGAAAAAGGAAGTGCAGATCATATCGTGAGCTATGAATTGGCTAGCACATTTTAATGCAAATATTTGTTCAGCACCATTTAATTGCACATGTAGAATTAGTTGTCACACTGTATTCTTTAAATTGGTACACAATTTGTCTTTTAACCATGCCATGGTTTACCCAGTGCAATCTGGATAACACCGATAaacgtttaccatggtaaattagcaCGGTATTATTAATTTAGCATTTCCCCATGTTTTCGGCTATGGTTTTACTGTGTGTTTAGCTTAGTTTACGGCGTTTTGCCCTGTTTTTTAATGTATCATACCTCTCTAGGCTTTAATGATGCTTACATATGCGTTATGAtgctctgctgtgcttttactatggtaaacctttaaAAGGTTATTTGGAAATCGTTGTCATACTGTATACATCGTCTTGCCTGCCAAAcataggaaaaacaaacaaacaaaaagaaaaaacctgACAGGCAGTGTGCATTAAGAGTGGAGAGAATATTCCAAGCGCATTTTGTACTGTAATGAAAACCTTATGATTTGTGTCATATTTGTGGGCTGTTAATCATTatcaacaatacaaaacaaagtaaTTGGTGTTTGTAATAAGTATCAACAATACTGCAACGATTTAGAGCTCCTTTAGGTTTTTACTGGTCTGGTACAGTAATTAAGGTGGTTTTGTATTGTTACCCATTAATATATCAGCTATATACTGtagatgtttaaaagaaaaacaccatCCGAAAAAAGACAACCCTCTGTGATGCTTTCCAATCTATAACAGAGCTTAAAGAAGTTAagccaattatatatatttttccttattAAGTATGTTAGGAAATTCAGAGCaacttcaattattatttatttcttagcagacacccttatccagggcgacttacaattgttacaagatatcacattatttttacatacaattacattattttttttacacatcatttttacatacaattacccatttatacagttgggtttttactggagcaatctaggtaaagtgccttgctcaagggtacagcagtagtatgggaattgaacccatgaccctctggttaggagtccagagtcttaaccactactccacactgctgccccacttaCCCATAGCACCTAGACTGCCAGAAGAGTTTGAGTAATTGAGTCGGTGTCTGCTCAAGTAGCTTAGTCCTGTTATTCCACTTACTTTATCATAAAGAAACAACTGATGTTGGTTAataaccacagaaaaaaaaaatattttaatgaattttTACTGTACAAATGAAGGGTGCTGAACCTTACTTTGTGGCCGACTAGGTTGTGGTGTAAGTCATTGTCCCACAATAGGCAAGATCTTTAAAATGTTTCTCAGAAAACACTGTCATCACGAAAGGACTATTTTTAAAGACTGCCCATCTCAGTCTTTAAACCAGAAACCTCACACAGCATACTGTACATAATAACCTGGTTGGTAAAAAAATTATGTTTCAGTGCCTGGTTTGAATTTAAAGAAGATAATATGGACCACCCTCTGCAGATGCCACTTTGACCTACAGTTGAACACAAAGATAAATAATACATCCTCAATATCATTTCTCTAAATTGAGTCATGTTTGGGGAGCTCTGTGTTGTAATGCCTGTGTTATTTGAATCGGCAGGTGGCCAGTCTTTTTTCAGCCGGAAGGATTCCATCAGGACGATATACACGTCGCTGCATAATGAGCTCAAGAAGGTGGTGACGACAGGACGCAATGCAGTGGGGGGGACAGCACCCCATCTCGAAGAGCTTCTTTCTCACCTGTCCGAACAGCTCTGCTATTTCATTCAAGCCCGAATGGAAATTGCTGACTTCTATGAAAAGATGTACTCCCTTAGCAGTCAGAAATCTGTCAACTCTGAGGAGCTGGTGAGCACGCTGGAATCTGTTCTGCACAAGTACAGTTCAAGGTTAGTTCTCTTTCAGGTTTAaaacaaccaccaccacaaagaaaaaaacatttctgctAGGTTGGATATCGGCATCATGAAGAAATACAATCACACTATGTAGAAAATAGCTTTTAATAAGAAATGCCCATGCATGTGATTAATATATCAATAGGTCAGCCACTGAGGTGTCAGTACCATACAAAGTAGGCCAGCAGCAAaacatatttactgtatgtagAAGAGCTTCTTCTAAAAAGGAACCATGTACAGTTTAATAAAATCCAGGCAAGCTCTTCTGAAGCAAAGCCGTAATCTGAGAATCTGAAGAAACATACTTGTAAAATGTAAACTAACAGAAGTGAGAGTTAATTATGGTTTTTCAAACTTGCAGATTCAGCAACTTTAACACTTGATCTAGCAAATTGAGGTGAGATCAAGCCCAGGCTTCACCCCACAGTATAGGTCATGTCTCCTGCCATACTTCCTGAAATAATTAAGCAATGCTGACATCATTCGTTTTTTTGTAAGAAGCAGCTGTGTCAGCAGGAGTTGTACATGCCTAAAACTACATTCAATACTACACAATGACAAAATCACTTTCTGAAAAGAAACCGGTTTCACAGTTAGGAGTTTGgatgtgttttattaatgtgcTGTTGAACTGCATAGAGAAGCTATTCCACAGAGCAAACAGGGAAgtgaaagggcagcagtgtaACCTGTCTCACTGTAATGTGTTCTTATACTAATACTGTAGTGAGTGGGGAATATGTTGGTTAAATAAATAGTTCTGAGATCAAAGACCTGAATTTAGAATCAACCAAAGGGATTTAAAAGCTTATGGAGATGTTTGACGCTCTATACGACCGTCTTACTATTCTTTAATTATATTGAGACTTAATTCATATTACAGAAAGTTTCgataagaaataaaaatgtaagccCTTATGTGCTAATGCAGTACATGTTATCTTTGGTTATTGAAGTCGTATAATGGTATCAACACCTTCCGAGCATTATTTTTGGTACAGAGAACCTGTTAACTCTGTTATCATCACAAACATGTtgttgttattctttttttaaggtTTGAATAATAAGGGTGTTTATAGTCAGTCACTTGTGGGCTTAACAGAAAAAGTATTGGTCACAGAGCAGTGAAATTTAGTAAAATTTGGTAGTTCACAACTTACACACTTATCCAGTTTGTATAACCCTTTATTAggataaatgtaatttatttattcctAGGATTACATTATAATTATGCCaccagctgtgttttttttttttttactttttctaaTAAATAATTGCCCACAGTTATCATTTGTTATTTAGAACTTTTAATTAAaagataattacattttaattccagataaAGTTCTCTTTTACTCCATGGGATTATACCCCCTTGtacattcaattaaatgaaaacatCAGTTTGTATATGTGCAAGGATAAATGTTAAAAAGTATGAGAAAAATGTTAAATGTGTCGACCTAAATCAAACTTAAAGCTGTTGTgctagataaaaaataaataaaaaaaaagataaactaaAAATAGCAGAAGAGATCAAGAAACTAATTACCTAAGTGCAGTAATGACATCCTGTGTAATTTCTTCAAATATCTTGCACATTCCCAATACCACAGAGAATAGTAAAGGGTTACAATTCATTTTTGCTAAATATAGCTGATAAAATATAGCATCGGTCATATGCTCCATGCAAGCTTCATTTCATGACTCTGCAAATGCACCTTTTTAATCATTAGTcaacacacatacagtacctaTAAAACTAAATGTGCAGCCACAAAATTACAGCCaatgccacattcttatttttagaTTTCTTCACTTTCTGTTGAGATTGCTTAATGCCAGGTGGGAAACCAATGCAGTGTTTTACATTATCATGAAAAAAGACAGCCAAAAGATATTAGACTGAATGAGCACAGGACAACATTGCAATATGAGGCAAATTCCATTCATTTTTTCAACCAGTGTTAGAGCATTACTGAATATCTACCACACGGTTCACAGGGAGAGACAGTGAAAACTAAGGgctttgctgaaaaaaaaactagGAGCTTTGGATTATTTACTAAGTTCAAATCTTCACTGTTGTTGAAATGTTTTTATAGGCGTAAGTATTTTGCAATGAACTTCTAAACAATGATATCCTTGACCTTGCATTCTACAACTGAATGACACAGTAGTATGTTTATCGGTTTTCTGTCAGATGAAATATTATGATATAAAAAGGCTAGTAGAAGTTACATAGTGAATGCAGCATGGTTGTGTTGGATGTGTTACACAACATACTTAGACCCAACACAGGGAGTAAATTCTCAACAGTACAGGATAATGTTAGTATGCTGTTGGTGTCAATCTTATGTTGGAGAGCCACCCCTGCTGACCATCTCTCAGCTAAGACACAAATGACATTCGACACCACACCTTTTAATGGTTTCTTTGTTTTCCCCTTGTCTGTACgaagtgcatttaaaaataacCTACTTTCCTTGATAATAAAGGCTGGAAGTCATCTAGAAATCTTACAGCTTGCAAAAACTGAGATCATTGAACATCATTTACCTAAGCTATTCATATAACAAGTTTGAATCTGAAGACATAAttagtgcatttaaaaaaaaaaaattttataaCCGCTTAATGTGTAGGATTCACATAAAGAAAGCTAAATCCCAAACTACAGGCAGTGTGGCAAGTAAACAGTCGCATAAaatggtatatatatttttttttatgttgtgcttttgtttggATTCTAGATTTCACCATCCAATCCTGAGCCCCTTAGAGAGCAGTTTCCAACTTGAGGTGGATGTGCTGACCCAGCTGCTGAAGTGCCAGGCTCAGATTTCCGAATGGAAGTTCCTGCCATCCCTTCTCAACCTGCACAGCGCCCACTCCAAGCTGCACAGCTGGGGCCAGATCTTCGAGAAACAGCGGGAGACCAGGAAACATCTGTTCGGCGGGCAGATCCAGAAAGCCGTACAGCCCCCACACCTCTTCCTGTGGCTTCTGAAGTTCAAAAACATACTCCTGGCCAAGTTCAGCTTCTACTTCCATGAGGCCCTAAGCCGGCAGACCACACTGTCTGAGATGAAGACATTGACTGCCAAGACAGCCCCAGATTACTTCGGGAAGATCTTCAGCTTCATCCGCAAGTACGACGTGGTTAATGTATCGCTCATCTTCGACAACCGAGGTTCAGAGAGCTTCCAGGGCCATGGGTACCACCACCCCCACTCCTACAGAGAAGCCCCCAAGGGGGTGGACCAGTATCCAGCTGTAGTATCGCTGCCCAATGACCGGCCAGTGATGCACTGGCCCAACGTGATCATGATTATGAGTGATCGAGCCGCGGACCTCAATATGCTGGACAAGGTGGTGCATTTCTTTGACGACAAGGTTCAGAGCACCTACTACCTGACTCGACCTGAGCCTCACTTCACCATCATTGTCATCTTCGAATCAAAAAAGTCTGAGAAAGACTCCCACTTTATCTCTTTTTTGCAGGAGCTCTCCAGCTCCCTCAAGAACTCCAAGCCGTTTTCTAGTTTGAAACCGGGATCAAAGGGATGAAGAGTGCAAGTGCAACACAATGAGCAAAATCAGGCTATTGCTTATGTTGGATTATTACAATTCTTTAAGAGTTGCATACATGTCATTCTGGGCTCTGCCTCCAACAGTTTGAAATTGGACTGCGTATTAATTATTTTTCAACATAGCAAACCTGTGTACATGTAGAAGAACAGATAActctcaaaacagcagaccaataAAGTaatcacattttatatttttctatATAAGGCACTAAAACCATTTTATTAGTTATTCTAGGATGGTTAATCTTGAAAGAATTGAGTTACCCATGTAATGTAGACTAACATCACTAACTGAAACGCAAGGGACATAGGAATAAGGTATACTGAAGGAATTTGAGACAACATATGTAAATGTATTGCATGTTACAGCAGTTGTAAAAGTCAGAACTACAACCCATTTAATACATAGACATTATAGTTATTACTTAGTAATTATTAAAAACCTGCAGTTCAGCCATCCTCAGCATTTTGACTTTTACATTAGCCTCCGGAGATTCTGGGGATAGATGTACTCCTCCAtaaatatgtacaacatatcgaaacgttgggcagctggctctttgagctaatatatatatatatatatatatatatatatatatatatatatatatatatatacatatatatatatataaatggcttGTCCTCCAGAGGAATTGTGCCATTATATCTAACCCCTATCACTTTAAAACAAGTTCAGATCTTGAGAACAGCAGTTTTTGCATGTATGCTATACTGTAGCTTGTTGATTTAAATTAGCTTCATGTGATTAAAAGTCAAATATATGGCAGTCTACATGTATCTGGTTTTGATATGTTTACCAGTTAGCCAAATGGGCCAAAGAACATGTTTGTCTTGGTTTGATATGATTGCAAAAATGATACGCAATAAAGCTTTCATTAACACATACGCCTGCATCTGTACTGTTTTGTAGTAAGTTAATTTGTAGATCCAAATCGAAGGGGACTGGCACTGAGGATGGAGTTGACTGTACTAGTGTGCACTTGTGTCGCAGAAATTTTATGTGTCTGTCTTGTTTCTCGGCATTGACGTACAGTACAGCAGCACTGGCTTCTTGGTACTATATGCTTGGTTCAATCTTCACACTCTTTCTGTAAGTCCAGTCCTTGAAATGCATTCACATCGTAAACTCCCCGTTATTCTAGAGTGACCAGGACCAGTGGCTTATTGAAAGCCCTACATAACTAATGTTGTACATCAATTTTGAGCTTCAGTGCTGCAGTTACAAGCCTTCTTCCATGTTAGAATTAAGAAGCTTTGTTAGATGATGTCTATTTGTACAGAGCACTGTTTTATAAACATAGGTTAGGCTGGCACATTAGTCTCCTGTCAGATTTTATCCTGCTTTTATTCATTTATGCACACactcattaataaaaaaaaacacttacacaTAAACGATCAATAAAAAAGCCAGGCAACACTGTTCATTTATCAGAGggtaaaatacagttttatttgaATCTTAGAGGGAGTAGACAAATCAATatgggcagacttaagtgagttggtgacagacaccAACAGTACAGAGAACACACAATATGGTTCTTGAAAGATAAGAAATTAGATGTACATGTACAAGGTCAATTATCCAGGAATGCACTTTTCAGCTGAGGTCTATAGCACATAAGATTATTTTCCTCAACTCACTTAAATACTGGAAATTTCCACACACAtacaaatgtgttaaaaaatgttctgtttttttgttattttaaatccCAGTTGCAGGACCTAAAATAGAGCACAAAAGCTTTTGTAAAGCCTATACATATTCATTTACTTCCCGTGCACCCTGACAGAGACCCCAAATTAACACTGCCTGTCAGTTAAATGCATTGGACTGTAAACGGTATTCTCAAACCTCGTACATATTTAATACTCATATCTTTGTTAAGGGCACTCTACTGAAGTTGTTCTCCTTGAGTAACCTACAGTATTCTCAGCaactcaaccttttttttttgtcattgcacATATCTATATATTCTATAGTTGAATTTGAAACCTGGGTTACCTGAATATAACAAAGAGTAGTATTCAAAAGGTGTTGATTTGTCCATTTCAGTTTCACATCTGAAAATGACTAGCTGCTTTGACTTCTAATACAGTAATTAGTAACTTCCCATACTTAATACATTTAGTGGCTTATGTTTTGTATTGTAATTTTGCCTTTATTTCTCCTTATTGGTAGAACACAAAACTACTAATCGTTTGTGGTTGTGGAAAAACTTGACATTTGACAacataatgtttttcagataacCTTTACCTCATTACCAACCAAATAACATTTTCAGAAAATAGCAAGTTTTTCCCTGcgtctttttaaataatttccatAAAATAGTTGTGGATGGGAATATTAAGCCAGAATAAGGAGAATCTGCAATTGTGGGATATCgagttttgtttttgtagtttcTCTCCATTTGCAGGGACAAGTTAAGAGTAATACCTTCTGCTACGTTATGATCATGTGGCATATGCAGTTACTCCCCACCCCAGTAGTGGCCATCCTGTCACACTAATTGTCATAGATCAGCGTGTGTTTCCAGGTTTAACTGATATGCTGTAATAGCtggttgtaaaaaacaaaacaaaacaaaaatgtgattatACTTAGTCATCACTCTTGACTTGGCACCACAACCGCAAAGTTGATTATTAAGCAATAAATCACATCATGATGTACAACTAAGATCCTCCAGATCCTCTAAAACAGCGTGGAATGTTGTGTTGCTCTTACTGTGTGAAACAGAATACCATTCACACTACAGGTCCCATCCACTAAGATAACGTCTGAAAACATAAGGCAGGTAAATTAGAGGCTTGCTTCAGTGCAAGCAGTTTTATCACAAATGCATCTTATAATGAATGCTGTACATCTGAAGAATGAAAGCAGCACACAATGTATTCTTGTGTATGCTCACAGCTGGATGCCCATTCAGATTTATCTAGATCTTGGGACCTCTAATCAGTGAGAAcggcagaaaaaataaaaaacacacacagcagttaTAATAAAGCAACCGATCATTTTCACACCCTTGTGTCAGATAACACTGGAATATTGGTATTGGATTACGTAGTAaggcttgaaaaaaaatctgcgtgTAAACTGCAGGTGCATTAAGACCGGAACatgaatgattttattttattttttctgaaaaagtcTAGTTTCACTTCAACTTATCTGGAATAAATAAAAGCTTAAataggtttctgttttgtttttgtacctaACAAACCAATCATACATGTTAGCCATACAGCAAagggaattacatttttatcatTTGCTGTAACCTTGGTTGCTGTCAAGAATGTCTCCTGTAATTTGAGTGTTGGAGCTCAGGGATATTTTGTATAAATAGATGGCTTAATTAAGGAAATTAATTTgccataaaaaaatatgtatttggatAGGGGTCATGAAAAGACTGGCATTCTGTAGCACTGCATTTGTTAGGAAGTTAGAATCACTCTATTTAGCACACATGTAAAGCTAATTTTAATAGTATAAAATGCATCAGTACCATATTTCTTATAAAGTTTCATAGTAGTCAAATGATAGCATGCTTTGCAGAACAGTATTTTTTATATGgtaaaccattttttttgtaGGAGCGTCATTGTGTTTCATGTTTATAACATTAAGTTATAAACATGAAACACAATGAAAAATGGTGatacaataaaaatgtgttttaccacATCTCCAATCCATTGTAGCTAGTAAAGAAATGTCTGCCAGTATATCAAAACATGTCTTTAGGTTGGCCGATAGTAAACTTTTGGCAGACATTGCCAAACACATCCCCATTAATCGCATTTTGTTGTACAATGTAATTGTTCTACTGTTGGCCAACAAAACCGTCTCAGTGTTGACCTGGCTTtagcctgaaaaaaagaaaaattatgaAAGCAAAGAGAAGCTTGGTATTTGAGGTGGGTAGAATATTCAATCAAGGCTGGAGGATGTCCGAGATTACATACCGTATCCCAAAGAGAAGCTTGGTATTTGAGGTGGATAGAATATTCAATCAAGGCTGGAGGATGTCCGAGAGTTACATATCCTATCCCAAAGAGAAG
Above is a window of Acipenser ruthenus chromosome 14, fAciRut3.2 maternal haplotype, whole genome shotgun sequence DNA encoding:
- the LOC117419413 gene encoding KICSTOR subunit 2-like; this translates as MNIMSDSHLTPVPVEQAVLQTFFSQLGIFSYDRAKDYVEKEKESSKTAGASWASVLAALAHLAAAEKAYHNMTFLGQKLGGQSFFSRKDSIRTIYTSLHNELKKVVTTGRNAVGGTAPHLEELLSHLSEQLCYFIQARMEIADFYEKMYSLSSQKSVNSEELVSTLESVLHKYSSRFHHPILSPLESSFQLEVDVLTQLLKCQAQISEWKFLPSLLNLHSAHSKLHSWGQIFEKQRETRKHLFGGQIQKAVQPPHLFLWLLKFKNILLAKFSFYFHEALSRQTTLSEMKTLTAKTAPDYFGKIFSFIRKYDVVNVSLIFDNRGSESFQGHGYHHPHSYREAPKGVDQYPAVVSLPNDRPVMHWPNVIMIMSDRAADLNMLDKVVHFFDDKVQSTYYLTRPEPHFTIIVIFESKKSEKDSHFISFLQELSSSLKNSKPFSSLKPGSKG